In a genomic window of Mycosarcoma maydis chromosome 5, whole genome shotgun sequence:
- a CDS encoding 60S ribosomal protein eL6 translates to MARHQVAPNVARLGRTKAFQKKGGYKFTQRQGAPKKQEETPAHKEVAVKGAKNGGKRLVPTQKAPRFYPAEEARIPKANRKVNKQTKLKSNIAPGSVLILLAGRFRGKRVVFLKQLESGLLLVTGPFKVNGVPIRRVNQAYVIATSTKIDISDVKVDEKINDSYFKKDKAAKVKPEAAFFADPANKQAHPESKVADQKALDKAIIAAVKKAGPTMAKYLAATFSLSKGEKPHALKF, encoded by the coding sequence ATGGCCCGTCACCAAGTTGCCCCTAACGTGGCTCGCCTCGGCCGCACTAAGGCCTTCCAGAAGAAGGGTGGCTACAAGTTCACCCAGCGCCAGGGTGCCCCCAAGAAGCAGGAGGAGACTCCCGCCCACAAGGAGGTCGCCGTCAAGGGTGCCAAGAACGGTGGCAAGCGCCTCGTCCCCACCCAGAAGGCTCCCCGCTTCTACCCCGCCGAGGAGGCCCGTATCCCCAAGGCCAACCGCAAGGTCAACAAGCagaccaagctcaagtcCAACATCGCCCCTGGTTCCGtcctcatcctcctcgctGGCCGCTTCCGTGGCAAGCGCGTTGTCTTCCTTaagcagctcgaatctGGTCTTCTGCTCGTCACCGGCCCCTTCAAGGTCAACGGTGTCCCCATCCGACGTGTCAACCAGGCCTACGTGAttgccacctcgaccaagatcgacatcTCGGACGTCAAGGTCGACGAGAAGATCAACGACTCGTACttcaagaaggacaaggcTGCCAAGGTCAAGCCCGAGGCTGCCTTCTTCGCTGACCccgccaacaagcaggCTCACCCCGAGTCCAAGGTCGCCGACCAGAAGGCTCTTGACAAGGCCATCATCGCCGCTGTCAAGAAGGCTGGACCCACCATGGCCAAGTACCTTGCTGCCACCTTCTCGCTCTCCAAGGGTGAGAAGCCCCACGCTCTCAAGTTCTAA